A portion of the Pomacea canaliculata isolate SZHN2017 linkage group LG13, ASM307304v1, whole genome shotgun sequence genome contains these proteins:
- the LOC112553867 gene encoding protein rolling stone-like isoform X1, giving the protein MRVSEQIYFIRHFVREMAGDEEEEEKRFTMIYSLKSEFKCRKFGASHKSREVFFSSQWLHPKIYLVWRIFWALYHLGWMTYDVWYDVTNNPHLGTWLIYLTNWTFLWLTACCLLDAIVVCYSNCTESSAEELPWFMQLLWLAYEVSVVCSLFVSIVYWSVMFGHRKNFGPLAELTLPSLVTHLFNSIYVLTDLCVRATPIRLLHAVYSILYLLTYLVFAVIYTETGGKNMNGDNFIYRPMDWSDASILAVFVLAMAALAVLHLMVYTIAVVRGVVTEKVCRCKKNSLDVVVHESLYTASQLVI; this is encoded by the exons ATGAGGGTGAGcgaacaaatttatttcatcagaCACTTCGTGCGGGAGATGGCAGGagacgaagaagaagaggagaagcGATTCACGATGATTTATTCGCTGAAATCTGAGTTTAAATGTCGGAAATTTGGAGCCAGTCACAAAAGTCGGGAAGTGTTCTTCTCGAGCCAG TGGCTGCATCCAAAGATATATTTAGTCTGGCGAATCTTCTGGGCGTTGTACCACTTGGGGTGGATGACGTATGACGTGTGGTATGACGTCACGAATAATCCTCACCTGGGGACATGGCTGATCTACCTGACCAACTGGACCTTCCTGTGGCTGACAGCCTGCTGTCTTCTTGATGCCATAGTTGTATGCTACTCAAACTGTACAGAGTCGTCTGCAG AAGAATTGCCATGGTTCATGCAGTTGCTCTGGTTGGCATACGAAGTATCTGTCGTGTGCAGCTTGTTTGTGTCCATCGTCTATTGGTCTGTCATGTTTGGACACAGAAAAAACTTTGGGCCATTAG CTGAGCTTACTCTGCCAAGTCTCGTCACGCATCTCTTCAATTCTATTTACGTTCTGACGGACTTGTGTGTGCGAGCGACACCTATACGCCTTCTTCATGCAGTCTACTCCATCCTGTACCTGCTCACTTACCTGGTCTTTGCAGTCATTTACACGGAGACTGGCGGCAAAAACATGAACGGCGACAACTTCATCTACCGTCCAATGGACTGGAGTGATGCCTCCATCCTGGCGGTCTTTGTTCTCGCCATGGCCGCCTTGGCGGTTCTGCACCTGATGGTGTACACCATCGCTGTTGTTCGCGGTGTCGTCACAGAGAAAGTCTGCCGATGTAAGAAGAATTCTTTGGATGTCGTCGTCCACGAATCCCTGTACACAGCTTCACAACTTGTGATCTAA